The Podospora pseudoanserina strain CBS 124.78 chromosome 7 map unlocalized CBS124.78p_7, whole genome shotgun sequence region GGGGGTTCCATAATAAAGCGATCGAGGAACCGTGATGTGCCTGCCAAAGAGGAAAACGTGTGACCGCTTCTCTCGTGTATCTCTGGAATATGTCTGAATAAAAGGGGGAATGGACACATGTCTAATGTCAGTGGGGCGGAAAGATTGGAAAGGGCAATGATGGTTGGCTGGATGGATATTTTTTAGTTACGATGATACATGTGTATGCGTGTGTGATGTGTCCGAGCGCGAGCGAGATTCTGTATTTTCGGTTGGCGGGAAGCAGGAATCCTTGCTTTCAGAAGGGAGTTATTTATTCTATGTGTTTGTCTTGAGAGGaaaggtggaggggtggttggataCCTGATTTGCACAATTTTGGTtggtttttattttatttatttttctcTCGATTTGTTCATGAATCATCTATTTTCCCTGGACTTCCGGACCTGAGCTCGAGGTTTTGGTCTTGGGGGGCAAGAAAGATGAAAATAAGATGGATATATGTTTACTGTCTTGGTTTAGATTACCGCGTGTATGTTCTGCTGAAACGTTTtgacacaaaaaaaaagattctTTCAGATAGGAATcgccctcatctcctccaacgTCCAATACTTCCTCATCGtctccgcctccagctccttgacctcgtcaTCCAGATGCTTCAtcagcacctccccccaggTGTCCATCTTTTCCTTGAGGACCGACAGCTCCAAGTCGACCTCGCGGCTCTTGCACATGAGGATGTACTCGTGCAGCTGGTCCATCCCCTCGTGGATCAGCTTGTGCTGCCTCAGCAGCTTGTTGCTCTTGCCGGCCTTGAACTGGGGCATCTTCTTGGCCAGGATGGGGTAGAGGTGGGTCTCCTCGATGGAGTGATGAGACTCGAGGTACCGGACCAGCCGGAGGCCCTCGTCGAGGAACTGCTTGAGGGACATGTTTTGGGGGCGGCGGGAGTTGACGCAGGCTGTGTAGAGGATTG contains the following coding sequences:
- a CDS encoding uncharacterized protein (COG:S; EggNog:ENOG503P1SS) encodes the protein MRITVIVLSRRTSRVLSTASLRFQSLLQVQNRASHQTTKLNNPPTHRLPNMADTEQAKAAVNTDESTTQTSSPQPTTPTANDDASSTATTSSLPPLSPTEFKIYNRLAEQMKYFHDHFVGMWTILYTACVNSRRPQNMSLKQFLDEGLRLVRYLESHHSIEETHLYPILAKKMPQFKAGKSNKLLRQHKLIHEGMDQLHEYILMCKSREVDLELSVLKEKMDTWGEVLMKHLDDEVKELEAETMRKYWTLEEMRAIPI